The window CACGTTGACCAACACCAGCGCGATCCACAGCAGGATGTTGGGCTCCGTGAGGTGCTCCGGATGACGCACCAGAACGGCCCAGACGGGCAAGCCAGCCACCACGCAGGTCAACAGGCCGGTCAACCGCATCAAGGGGCTCTCGGGATGGCGCGCGTCTCCGGGCATGGCCGGAGTATAGGTCCCGCCGAAGACGCCGACCATGTGCCAAAGGTCATGGCTCCGGCAGGCGACTTCCGGCACATGTGCTCGCCGCCCGGACTCTCTAGGCTTGCCCTCGACGTCGCCGCCGATACCGGCGCCGACGAGTCATCAAAGGAGACACTCCATGAATCGCCTCTTCGGCTTCGGCCTTTCCGCCTGCATCGTCTTCAGCCTCTCGATCGACGCTCAGCCGCCTCAGCTCGCCGAGATCGCCGCCTCCCTGCCACCCCTGGAGCGCACCGTCGAGGGCGTGATCCTACCCACCGACGGCACCGAGCCCTTCCGCTGGCACGACATCGCCGAAGGCGTCGAAGCCACTTCCAAGGATCAAAATCTCGAGGTCAGCTTTGCGATCCAGCCGGGCCAGGCGGCGGGCGCCTCCCTGATCGTGCCGGCCGGGACCCTCGAAGGACTCGACCATCTCGCCGTGACCACCCACGCCAGCCGAACCAGCACCCTGCAGATCACGCTGCAGGACGGCGACGGCTTGGTCTACGCCTTTCCGCCCTTCCAGGTGCGCATCGGCAAGGGTCGCACCAGCCGCCTGGCCTTCGAAGAGCTGAGCCATTTCCCGCACCAAACCGAGGTGCCGGACTCGGGCTCCTTCGAACCCGCCGACGCCGTCATGCTGACGGTGGTCGACCTTTCCGGCTTCCTCGGCGGCGCCGCCGGCGACATCACCTGGACCATCGAGCGGCTGGCGGGGGTGGCTCCGTGAATGATCGCCGCTTCGGCGCCGCGATGCTCGCCACCTTCCTGCTGACGACCGCCCTGGCCTTTCCGGCCGGCGGCAAGGACGAGACGCGATCCAAGCTCGCCGCCAGCGCCGAGGAAGCCTTCTTCACCGCCTTCGTTCAGCGTCCGGAGAAGCCCGAAGCGGCACTGCCGACGCTGACGCTGGCCTGGCTGCGAGATCGCGACGATGGCCGCACCCAGCTCCTCCTCGGCCTCAACCACCTCTGGCTGGCGGCCGAAGGGAGCCGCGCCGACCCACGCACCATCGAGCATCTGCTGCTCGCCGAGCGCTTTCTCGCGATGGCCGCCGAGAGCCTGCCGGAGGATCGCCGCATCCCGAGCTGGCTGGTACCGGCGCGCCTTTTCCTCGCCACCGGCGACGAGCAGAAGGCCCTGGTCGGCGAGCTCGAGGCGGCCTATCGGGAGGATCCGGTCTTTCATTCCTTCACGATGGCGCTGCTCGGCTTCGATCAGCCGGTGTCGAGCCCGGCCTTCCAACGCGGGCTCGAGGCCCTCCGCCTGGCCGGCCAACGGGCCGACCTCGATGGCGACGACCCGAGCGCCCAAAACCGGCCCCACTGGCCGCACAACGTCGAGGGGTTTCTGACCTTCTGGGCCGACTACGAGCTCAAGGCGGGCCATCAGGAGCGCTCGCATGAGCTGCTCTTGACCACCCGCGCCACCGAGTCCTTCGAGCGCTGGCCCTATCGCGAGGAGGTCGAAGATCGCCTCGCCAACCTAGAGCTCTACGGCCGCCTCTACGCCAACGACGATCCTGCCGACGATCCGCCGGGACTATTTGGCAACGGCAGCCAGGACATCTCCTGCCAGGCCTGCCATCGCGGCTCATGAAGGCCGCCCCGGCAAAGGGGTGCAGCGGCTCCCCGAGGCGGAGCCGCTGTCAGCCCCTCGGACCTACAACGCCGGGGCGACGGGCAGAGCTTCGAAGCTCTCTTGCATGCCAGCGACCACCTGGCGAAAGACCCGATCACGCCGGCGCGCCAGGCGGTGGTAGGCGCGCGCCAGATCGAGCACCAGGATGATCCGCACGCTGCTGCAGTCGAGCTCGCCATAGCGATGGGTACCGATGCGCTCGAAGCCGAGCACCCGCGTATGGAAGTCGAGGGGACAGTGGGGATCGCTCTCGAAGACATCGGTGATGAAGTGGGTATAGCCGCGCTCGACGGTCTCCGCCACCGCTACCTTCATCAGTTGCAGAGCCACCTCGATGCGCCGCCGGTACTTGGGAAGGATCATGAAGCGACCGATGTCGGCGAACCGTCGTCCCTCGAGCACCCGATCGAAGTCGATATCGCGTTCGAACTTGAAGTCGAGCTCCGGCGGCGCCTCGAGGGGCGGATCGTAGAACAACCGGATCACCCCCGCCGGCTCATCTCCGACGCGGCACAGAAACCACGACGACCGGACATTGCTCTCGAGGTCGCGCGGGATCTCGTCGTCGGCGCGGCGAATCCACTGCTTCTCCTGCTGAAAGACCTGCTCCACCACGGCCACGGCGTCCGCCCGATCGGACGGGTTGAGGATCTTGACCACCGAGACTTCTCGACGACTCATGATGACCTCCCTGGATTGGGATCGCAGATGGTTTCGCGGAACGGATCCGCGAAGGGATAGCTTTTCGAGCTCAGGTCCGCCAGTCGGTCCATAACGCGATGCACCACGGCACGGGTCAGGGAGCTGGCCGGTTTGTCGGCCCCAGCAACCCGACGCCGCTCTTCAGCGAAGTCCAGAGGAGCGCCGATCCGAACCTGAAGGCGACCGACCTTGGGCATCCGGCCGAGACGACGGGCAGCCGGAAACTCGAGACCGACCGGGACAACCGGGTTTGCGGTCTGCAGAATGAGGTGGGCGATGCCGGGGCGGCCCCGTCGCAGGGCCCGCGGATTGCGATTGCGGGTGCCTTCAGGGAACAGTCCGACGGATGCCCCCGACGCCAGCCTCCGCCGACAGCTTTCCACCACCGAGTCGTGACGATGAGCCTGCCGGTACTCTTCCCAGAGTCCCCAGCGCGCCCGCTTGCCGTAGACGGGCACCGGATCGCCTTGCCGCAGCAGCCAGCCGAGCACCGGAATCTGCAGGAACATCCAATCGACCACGAAGTGCACCGACCTACCGCGACGCAGCTTGAGCAGCGCCGCCGACACCGCCAACGTCTCGAAGCTGTTGTTGTGGTTGAAGACGAAGATCGCCGGCCCGGTGACGCCGTTCAGACGCTCGGCACCTTCGACCTCGATGCGCCGACCGAAGAGAGACAAGACCAGACGCGCCAGCACCCGGCGGCGCCGCGGCTCGAGAAGGGGAAGGGGCACCTTCCAACCGTGCCACCCGCGCTGAAGAATCTTTTCGGCCATCGCACCGTTCCCGTTCGGGTTCCAACTTCGCCGATGCCCGGAAACATCAGGTGGCGGCGCCACGGCAAGTCGGTGACCGCCGGCCGAGATGACCCTCGACGTCGAGTTTCAGCCCAACAAAAAAAGAGCCGCGCGTAGCGCGGCTCTTTTGATCCTCCAACTACCGAAGGCCGAGGCCGCCGATTCGGCGACCTACGACCTGGCAGCAGCGAGCGGGTGGGAGGTTGCCCTAGTCGGAACGGCGATCGTCGCCCTCTTCCTCCGCGGGCTCGCCATCTCCAGGTGACGGATCGGCCTCCGAGCCTTCGGCCCCGGAAGTCCCGTCGTCGGGGTCTCCCTTCTCCGGCGGGTCGTCGCCGCCCGAGCCGAGGTCCGTTTCACCCACCGCCGTGGACTCCGACCCGTCGTCGGACGGCTCGGCCCGAGGCGGCGGTTCGTCCGATGGCGGATCGTCGTCCGGGTCATCGTCGCCTCTATCGCCTTCGGAAGTGCTGAACAGGTCGTCCTCCGGTGGCGCGATCGGTGACAGGGGCTCGAAGGGCGGCGGCACGGGCGGAATCGGCGGTGCGGTGACCGCCGTCGAAGCCTTCGGTCCGGCGCCAAAGCGGGTCAGGATGACGGCCCCGAGGCCGGCGGTCACGGCGATGTACTGCACCACCGCTCCGAAGAAGATCAAGATGATGCCGAAGAACTCTGCCGGACCTCCCAGGAAGGAGAGGAAGGTCCCCAGGATCATCCAGATGTGCAGGGCTCCGACCCCCACCAGACAGGCCTTGAAGCCACTGCCCAGGCTCCAGCCGAAGCGCTCGGCGAGACGATCTGCGAGCCAGCGCGCCGACGCGGCGTAGCCGAACAGCATGCCGATGGCGAACAGGAAACCGACCACCGGCAGCAAGACCAACAGCGGGATTCCGATCACCGAGATCACCAAGATCAGGGCCGCCACCACCGCCAGGGGCACGATCAGGATCTCCGCCAGGAAACCGGCCAGGGCCGACTGTCCGGGCTCGGTGCGCAACTTCTGCTCGACCCGCTCGAGAGGTCGTGAGGCGACGATGCCGCAGATCCAGACCAAGATGGTGACGAAGAAGGCCCACAGCACCTGGCCGAAGAAGTCCCCGAAGCGCCGCGAACGACCGCTGTAGCTGTGACGGCGCTCTTCGCGGTCGAAGTCGGTCGAGAAGCCGCTGCCGCCGAAGAAGCGCGCCATCGAGACCTCGGAGACCACGCCGCCGACCTGCGAGCCGCTCTCGCGCCGCACCCGGCCACCGACACTGGTGACGTTGCCCTCGACATCGGCATCGGAGCCAAGATAGACCGAGCCGCCGACGGACACCACTTCGCCGCCGACCTGGCCGTCGACGTGGACCGAGCCACCCACGGCGAGGACATCCTGCTCGACCTCACCATCGACGGTGACCTTGCCACCGATCGCGATGGCTTGCTCGGCATACTCTTCGGCGCGCACCTTGACGCCGCTGCCCAGGCTCACTCGCTGGCCGAGGTCGACTCGGGACGAGCGCCGCGAACCTTCTCGATCGCGATCCCGCACCACCGCATCGCGATCGCTCTCGGACGTTTCGTCGACAACCGGTTCGTCGGCGGCGGCGACCTCCTCTTCGTCCGCCTCGACCGGCACCGCGGCCGCTTCAGCCAACGGCTCCGGCGCCGGCGGCGACTCGAGGCCAAGGGTCACTCGCCGTTCGCGCGGCGACTGGCCGAGGAGCTCGAGGACCGGCGCGGCGAGGGGACCGAGACGCTCTTCGAGCTCGTCGCGATCGACATCCTCGCCATCGATCGCCACCTGGTCGCCGATGATCTCGATGGCGCGCACCGAGGCGTCGTCGGCGCGCGGCCGCAGCAGCAGCCCCGAGCGGGTCGGTAGGGCCTCGAAGACCTCGACCGTCGCGGCACCGGAGAGCGGCGCCTCGACCGCCTGCGATTGCGCCGAGAGCGAGGCCGCCAGGGCGAACAGCAACAAAAAGCACGACAACGTCCGCACTCCTCGGTGCGGAACGGAACTATGCAGTACCGACATGAGACCAACTCCTCTCATTGGCAATCAGAGTGGCGAGCATGCGGAGCGCAACGGCCGCCAACACCAACATCGCGACCAGAGCCGCCGCCACCGGCGGCGCCTCGGTCAAGGCGACGATGGCGCTCGAGAATCCTGCCGCCGCCTCCCACAGGTCGACGGCACTTGCCACCCAACGGGCCATGGAAACCACCAAAGCGCTGAAACCGTCGACCACACCGGCCAAGGTGACCCGGGTCGAAACCTGCTTCAGCACGGCGGGCAAGAGCCCGGTGCCGAGTCCCAAGAGCACCAGACAAGCGACCAGCGGCAGGTGCCAGCGCACCCGCCGGGGAACCGCCGCCGCCAACACCCGGTCGGTGAACCCCGGCGGTGGCGCCAGCATCGGCAACGCCGCGAAGACCTCGAAGAAGGCTTCGTCGGCCTGCCCGCGGCGATCGGCGGCCTCGTGGGCCAGCCAGCGCTCGAGAGCGTCCGGTGCTGGAGTGTGTCGTCTCGTCATCGCTCTTCAGTCCTCTCCACCGAGCCCTACGGGTGCGCCGGGACGCGGGTTTCGCCGGAAGCTCACGAGACGATGCCCTCGTGCCCCCAACCCTGCCCTTGGAGGATCGCCATCAGCTCCTTGCGCGCCCGATGGAGATGGGTTTTCACCGTCCCCATGGGAAGCCCGGTGATCTCCGCGATCTCCTGATAGGCCAGCCCCTCCTGGTAGCGCAAAACGACGATCTCGCGATACTCCGAACGCAACGCCCCGACCGCCGATTCCAACGCCTGGGCGAGATCCCCGCGCTGCGCCAGCTCGTCCGGCGCCCGCTGACTGTCGTCGACCAAAACGCTCGCCAGATCGGCTTCGTCCGGTGACGGGTTCTCCAACGCCACCAGCGCCAGGCTCCGCCGGCGCATGTGGTCGAGGGTGGTGTTGTGCGCAACCTTGAACAGCCAACTCGAGAACTTTCTCTGCGGATCGTATCGGTCGAGCTTGCGGAATGCCTTGACGAAGGTCTCCTGCGCTAGATCTTCCGCCAACACCGGGTCCCGCACCATGCGAGCGATCAGGCTGTAGACCGGACGCTGAAAACGCAGCAGGAGCTGCCGGTAGGCCTCCTGCGATCCTGCGCGGGCGGCCGCCACCAGCTCGGCATCTTCGTTCCAAGGGCTCTGTTCGTTCACTCCCGGGGCTCCGGCGCATTCTACGTCGGACGGCGTGCCGAGTTCGTCGCCACCGAGGCCCGGTTAAACTCAGACTTCACCCGGCCGGGGTGCAGCGGCGACGATCCGCGCCCCAGCGCCGCTTCGATCATGGTCCCGAACCCTCACCGCGAGGGTCGCGGGCTGTCGGGCCGCTCGCCCCGCGCGACCGCCCAGGAGGAAGCCTCATGCGTCGTGCTTTCCTTTGCGCCCTCATCGCCCTCACCCTCGCCCTGCCGGCCCAGGCCGGCAAGCTCGCCGGCGTGACCCTGCCGGAGACCGTCCAGGTGGAAGGCGAGACCCTCGATCTGAACGGCATGGGCCTGCGCACCCGGCTGTTCATCAAGGTCTATGTCGCGGGGCTCTATCTCGCCGAGAAGAGCTCTTCGGCCGAGCAGATTTTGGCGACCGACGGCGCCCGCCGCCTCGACATGCACTTCCTGCGCAGTGTCGGCTCGGGCTCCATCTGCGGCGCCTGGAACGACAGCCTGGCGGCCAACAACAGCAACCCTTCGGCCGAGCTGAAGGGTCAGTTCGAGGACCTTTGCCAGTGGATGGAAGACGTCGAAAAGGGCGACACCATGGTGTTTTCCTACTCGCCGAGCAACGGCACCCGCATCGAGGTCAAGGGTCAGGAGAAGGGAGTGGTGGCCGGCAAGACCTTCGCCGACGCCCTGTTCGCGAGCTGGATCGGCGCCGAGCCGCCGAGCGCCGACTTCAAGAGCAGCCTACTCGGCAAGTAGGGACGGTCTCAGGCTCTTCGAGGACAAAAAAAGAGAGGAGCGCCTTGTGCGCTCCTCGTTGGGAGGGATGAGAGGAGGGTTACCTCCCCGTCGAGAAGAACAGTACCAGAATGAATAGCAACGTGTCAATATAGAAAAATCACAGACCTGCTGAAAGGATCATCCCCGAAACTCCACTTTCTTCACTCCAGAGCCAACTGCAGGCGCCGGAATCGAACCGTCCAGAGCTCGCCTTCGGGCAGACGCCGACCGAGGCGGAAGATCAGCTCGTTGCGGCCCGGTCGGGTTTCCAGCTCCAGCACCTGCTGAAGCCGATCACCGACGGCCAGGTAGCGCCCGGCCATCACCTTCTCGTCGTTGAAGACAAGGCGCACGGGCAGCTCCGG is drawn from Acidobacteriota bacterium and contains these coding sequences:
- a CDS encoding sigma-70 family RNA polymerase sigma factor — encoded protein: MNEQSPWNEDAELVAAARAGSQEAYRQLLLRFQRPVYSLIARMVRDPVLAEDLAQETFVKAFRKLDRYDPQRKFSSWLFKVAHNTTLDHMRRRSLALVALENPSPDEADLASVLVDDSQRAPDELAQRGDLAQALESAVGALRSEYREIVVLRYQEGLAYQEIAEITGLPMGTVKTHLHRARKELMAILQGQGWGHEGIVS
- a CDS encoding GNAT family N-acetyltransferase, translating into MSRREVSVVKILNPSDRADAVAVVEQVFQQEKQWIRRADDEIPRDLESNVRSSWFLCRVGDEPAGVIRLFYDPPLEAPPELDFKFERDIDFDRVLEGRRFADIGRFMILPKYRRRIEVALQLMKVAVAETVERGYTHFITDVFESDPHCPLDFHTRVLGFERIGTHRYGELDCSSVRIILVLDLARAYHRLARRRDRVFRQVVAGMQESFEALPVAPAL
- a CDS encoding chalcone isomerase family protein → MRRAFLCALIALTLALPAQAGKLAGVTLPETVQVEGETLDLNGMGLRTRLFIKVYVAGLYLAEKSSSAEQILATDGARRLDMHFLRSVGSGSICGAWNDSLAANNSNPSAELKGQFEDLCQWMEDVEKGDTMVFSYSPSNGTRIEVKGQEKGVVAGKTFADALFASWIGAEPPSADFKSSLLGK
- a CDS encoding lysophospholipid acyltransferase family protein, producing the protein MAEKILQRGWHGWKVPLPLLEPRRRRVLARLVLSLFGRRIEVEGAERLNGVTGPAIFVFNHNNSFETLAVSAALLKLRRGRSVHFVVDWMFLQIPVLGWLLRQGDPVPVYGKRARWGLWEEYRQAHRHDSVVESCRRRLASGASVGLFPEGTRNRNPRALRRGRPGIAHLILQTANPVVPVGLEFPAARRLGRMPKVGRLQVRIGAPLDFAEERRRVAGADKPASSLTRAVVHRVMDRLADLSSKSYPFADPFRETICDPNPGRSS